In Bacteriovorax stolpii, a single genomic region encodes these proteins:
- the lon gene encoding endopeptidase La: MSQGWSESKKFPLLPLRDMIIFPHMVVPLFVGREKSISALEEAQRNNNEIFLVTQKDASVLNPDREDIYEVGVVVNIIQMLRLPDNTVKVLIEGKYRARIKKFESGSDGYFAEVEKCVSETKDPVTLEATIRSIKGIFEQYVKLNKRIPPELLMSISSITDPSRLADIMVAHLTMKIAEKQEILEAVEVGRRLELLLEKMQGEIEIINVERRIRTRVKTQMEKSQKEYYLNEQMNAIQKELGQKDDGKTDIQEMEEKLAAKKMPEEAREKTAKELKKLKSMSPMSAESAVVRNYIDWMLSLPWDEYTTDNNSVARAKEILDDHHYGMKDVKERIVEYLAVRSLLKEEGKGTILCLSGPPGVGKTSIAKSLAESLGRSFQRIALGGVRDESEIRGHRRTYVGAMPGKIMMAMKKAGTSNPLILLDEIDKMSSDMRGDPSAAMLEVLDPEQNKNFADHYIEVEYDLSKVMFVMTANDLGKIPGPLRDRMEIIHLSGYTPQEKLEIGKRYLLKKAVKANGLTEHEVQIGDSCMIDIVRGWSKEAGVREFERLVNTVVRKIATEVVTKEVPAGKKFNVTSKQLSKYLGPRRFDSTDIEAGAQVGLVNGLAWTSVGGELLHIEVVTVEGNGKIQITGKLGEVMQESAKAALSYVRAISPKLGISAEWYTKNDIHIHVPEGATPKDGPSAGVTMVTALTSAITGIAVHQNVAMTGEVTIRGRVLPIGGLKEKLLAAKHAGVKTVIIPAKNVKDLAEVPEEIQAGLDIHPCEHVDQVLKVALDLTNPEKFLQAVTPSLTVVEGARGMEVAN; the protein is encoded by the coding sequence ATGTCGCAAGGTTGGTCAGAGTCTAAAAAGTTCCCATTATTACCGCTAAGGGACATGATTATTTTCCCACACATGGTAGTACCTCTCTTCGTCGGAAGAGAAAAATCAATCTCTGCTCTTGAAGAAGCACAAAGAAACAACAATGAAATCTTTCTTGTTACACAGAAAGACGCTAGTGTTTTAAACCCAGACCGCGAAGATATTTACGAAGTGGGTGTGGTGGTAAACATTATTCAAATGCTTCGTCTTCCAGACAATACAGTAAAAGTGTTGATCGAAGGGAAGTACCGTGCACGCATCAAAAAATTTGAATCAGGTAGCGATGGCTACTTTGCTGAAGTCGAGAAATGCGTATCAGAAACAAAAGACCCAGTTACTCTTGAAGCAACCATCAGAAGCATCAAAGGAATCTTTGAACAGTATGTGAAGCTTAATAAGAGAATTCCGCCTGAACTTCTGATGAGCATTTCTTCGATTACGGATCCTTCTCGTTTAGCTGATATCATGGTTGCTCACTTAACTATGAAGATCGCTGAGAAGCAAGAAATCCTTGAAGCTGTTGAAGTAGGAAGAAGATTAGAGCTTCTACTTGAAAAGATGCAGGGTGAAATCGAAATCATCAACGTTGAAAGACGTATCAGAACTCGCGTAAAAACTCAGATGGAAAAGTCTCAAAAAGAGTACTACCTGAACGAGCAAATGAATGCGATTCAAAAAGAGCTTGGGCAGAAAGACGATGGTAAGACTGATATCCAGGAAATGGAAGAAAAGCTTGCTGCCAAGAAAATGCCTGAAGAAGCTCGTGAAAAAACGGCTAAAGAACTTAAGAAACTTAAGTCTATGTCTCCAATGTCAGCTGAATCAGCTGTTGTTAGAAACTATATAGACTGGATGCTTTCACTTCCATGGGATGAGTACACTACAGATAATAATTCCGTAGCGAGAGCGAAGGAAATATTAGACGACCACCACTACGGAATGAAGGACGTTAAAGAAAGAATTGTAGAATACCTAGCGGTTCGTTCACTTCTTAAAGAAGAAGGCAAAGGAACAATCCTATGTCTTTCAGGTCCTCCGGGAGTTGGTAAGACGTCAATCGCGAAGTCTCTTGCTGAGTCTCTAGGAAGATCATTCCAACGCATCGCCCTTGGTGGAGTTCGTGATGAATCTGAAATCCGTGGACACAGAAGAACATACGTAGGAGCTATGCCAGGGAAGATCATGATGGCCATGAAAAAGGCCGGAACGTCGAATCCTCTGATCCTGTTAGATGAAATTGATAAAATGTCATCTGATATGCGTGGCGATCCTTCAGCAGCAATGCTTGAAGTACTAGACCCTGAACAAAACAAGAATTTCGCTGACCACTATATCGAAGTTGAATACGATCTATCGAAAGTTATGTTCGTTATGACAGCTAACGATCTAGGGAAGATCCCAGGTCCATTAAGAGACCGTATGGAAATCATCCACCTTTCTGGTTACACTCCACAAGAGAAACTGGAAATCGGGAAGCGCTACCTTCTTAAAAAAGCTGTTAAAGCTAACGGGTTAACAGAGCACGAAGTTCAAATTGGTGATTCATGTATGATCGACATCGTACGTGGATGGTCAAAAGAAGCTGGTGTTCGTGAGTTCGAAAGACTGGTTAACACTGTCGTAAGAAAAATCGCTACTGAAGTTGTAACTAAAGAAGTGCCGGCAGGGAAGAAATTCAATGTCACTTCAAAACAACTTTCTAAATATCTTGGGCCAAGAAGATTCGACAGCACAGATATCGAAGCAGGAGCTCAAGTTGGACTGGTAAACGGTCTGGCATGGACTTCGGTTGGTGGTGAGCTACTTCACATTGAAGTTGTGACAGTAGAAGGAAATGGAAAAATCCAGATTACAGGTAAACTTGGTGAAGTCATGCAAGAGTCGGCGAAGGCAGCTCTTTCATACGTAAGAGCAATCTCACCAAAACTTGGAATCAGCGCTGAGTGGTATACAAAGAACGATATCCATATCCACGTACCAGAAGGAGCGACTCCAAAAGACGGTCCATCTGCGGGTGTGACAATGGTGACAGCTCTGACTTCAGCTATCACAGGAATTGCTGTTCACCAGAACGTAGCAATGACTGGAGAGGTGACAATTAGAGGACGTGTTCTTCCAATTGGTGGATTAAAAGAAAAACTTCTTGCAGCTAAACATGCAGGTGTGAAGACGGTTATTATCCCAGCTAAGAACGTAAAAGATCTTGCTGAGGTTCCTGAAGAAATCCAGGCAGGCCTTGACATCCACCCATGTGAGCACGTAGATCAGGTTCTAAAAGTGGCCCTTGATCTTACGAATCCAGAGAAATTTCTTCAGGCCGTTACACCAAGTCTTACTGTGGTGGAAGGGGCAAGAGGAATGGAAGTTGCCAACTAA